The following is a genomic window from candidate division WOR-3 bacterium.
TTTTGGCGGCCAAAATCTTTATTGACGATTGGGAACAGGCGCTCCATTCCGGAGAAGTAAATGTCCCTTATGCCCAGGGGATGATCAAAAAAGAGGATATCAGAGGAGAATTGGGAGATCTGATCTGCGGGAAGATTAAAGGGAGAGAGAAGGAGGAGGAGATCACCATTTTTGATTCCACCGGTTTAGGAATCCAAGATCTCGTCACCGCCGATTATGTCTATAAGAAGGCAAAGGAGAAAAAATTTGGGAAGGAATGGGAGATCATCTAATCCTCGTGCTTAAAAGATGCGCATCTTAATGGTCTCGGATGTCTATTTCCCTCACATTGGTGGCATTCCGGTTCACATCTATAACCTCTCGCGGGAACTAAAAAAATTTGGACACGAGGTGAAGATTTTGACGACCAATTATTCGACGAGAATTCTTGACGGTGTTAAATACCTACCTGATGAAGAGGATGTCTATCGGGTTGGGCGGGCGCTGGTGATCCGTTCGAATAAATCTTGGGCTTCCGTCTGCTTTGGCTTTCGTTTGGGAAAAGAAGTAAAAAAGGTTCTCTCTTATGGCTTTGACATCGTTCATATCCATGGTTCTTTAGCCCCCACCTTACCCATTTTGGCTTTACGCCATTCCCAAGCGAAAAATTTAATCACCCTCCATTCCTATTATCGGCGGAGTAAGGGTTATGCCTTCTTTCGTCCTTTTCTCCTGCCTTACTTTAAGAAATTGGATGGGGTAATTGCGGTTTCCCAGGCGGCAGTGAGGGCGACCCGCCGTTACTTTCCTGGTGAGTACTGTGTCATTCCGAATGCCATTGATCCAAATCAATTCTCTCCCGAGGTTCCGCCTTTATCCCAATTTTTAAATCACTTTCCCCGGATTTTATTTGTCGGACGTTTTGAGCCAAAAAAAGGCTTAAAATATCTACTCCAAGCCCTCCCCTTAGTAAAAAAGGTCTTTCCGAATTGCCTCCTTTTGGTTATCGGGGCGGGTCTTTTTGGTTACTCTTACAAAGAATATATTGACGAAAGCGTCCAAAAAAATGTCAAGTTCTTAGGGGTTATCAATCCTCAGGATATCCCTTCTTACTACGCCACCTGCGATATCTTTTGTGCACCCTCAGTAGACTGCGAAAGTTTCGGCATAATCCTTCTGGAGGCGATGGCTTGCGGTAAACCAGTAGTGGCCTCTAATATCCCGGGTTACCAAGAGGTGGTTAGTGATGGGGAAGATGGTTTTTTAGTCCCACCCCGTTCGCCGAAAGCGATTGCGGAGGCGATAATTAGGATTTGTCAAGATGAAGAGAAAAGAAGGGAAATGGGAGAGGCGGGAAGGAGGAAGGCTTTAACTTATTCCTGGGAGAATATTGGGAAGAAAGTGGAAGAATTCTACAAGAAGCTTTTGAGAGGGTAAAACCTAAATTTTGGAAAGGAAGGGCGAATTTTTAAATCTCTTTAAGATAAGAAACTTTTTAATCTTTGCTTTCTCTCAGGCTTTTTCCCTTTTTGGTGATAAACTTGATTATATGGCACTTCTGGCTCTCATTGCCTTTTTGTCTCAGAAATACAATTGGGATACCGCCAGGGGGATCTCTTATCTCTCGGTCGCCATTACCCTACCCACCATCCTTTTTGGTAACTTCGCGGGCGTTCTCGTTGACCGCTGGGATAAGAGGAAAGTATTGGTCATCTGTGATCTCATCCGGGCTTTTTTAGTTCTTCTCATTCCCCTTGTGGTCTTAGAGGTGGGGAGTCTCTTTTTAGTTTATCTCATCGCCTTTTTAATTTTTCTCTTTGGCCTTTTCTTCAATACCGCCCGTTT
Proteins encoded in this region:
- a CDS encoding glycosyltransferase family 4 protein; translation: MRILMVSDVYFPHIGGIPVHIYNLSRELKKFGHEVKILTTNYSTRILDGVKYLPDEEDVYRVGRALVIRSNKSWASVCFGFRLGKEVKKVLSYGFDIVHIHGSLAPTLPILALRHSQAKNLITLHSYYRRSKGYAFFRPFLLPYFKKLDGVIAVSQAAVRATRRYFPGEYCVIPNAIDPNQFSPEVPPLSQFLNHFPRILFVGRFEPKKGLKYLLQALPLVKKVFPNCLLLVIGAGLFGYSYKEYIDESVQKNVKFLGVINPQDIPSYYATCDIFCAPSVDCESFGIILLEAMACGKPVVASNIPGYQEVVSDGEDGFLVPPRSPKAIAEAIIRICQDEEKRREMGEAGRRKALTYSWENIGKKVEEFYKKLLRG